TTGAGGACCACAGGAATTGACGTTACTATACCATAGCAAGTACCATCAGGGAATCATCCCACCCAAACGCCCTGACCAACCTCAGCCGCGCGAAACATCgaagagcaacagcaacaaaagACAAGACGAGGAACACGACAGTGACAACAAAGATAGAGACGCTCCGCCCTTTAAGCTCGCCCATGTTCCGACCGTCAATTCGACGCCGACAAGCGGGTTCTCCTGAAGAAAAGGGGATGGGCTGTCAACAGCCATCAAAATACTGCAGGGCAGGCCTTGAATAAGGGTCCCTTGGGTGCATCTCCAACAGTTCGCCTGCCTCCTGTGCAAACTCAAAACGAAGGGACGACTCGCCAGGAGTGCAAGAAAAATTAacagagaagaagggaaaagcAAGCATGTCGGACAGGGATGATTTAGCGCATGGGAGCACGAGCCTTTAAGACTATTTGTCAATTGACTTCAAGTAGTGCCAAACTTTGTTGCAGACTCCCCGCACTGACGCGTGTGGCCCAGAGCCTCGGGTTCAATCTGCAAGCACAGTCTTGTGAAGAGTAAAGAGTGACAGGAGGGGCGCCACCTCACTGCGTTGGTCGCGAGTCTTGCAGCCAATAGTGGTGTTCATCCTCTACCAGGAACAGTATGGATGAGCTGTGGAGCAGTCGGTACTGCATCTCGCCCACGGGCAGGGTTCAATTGGGTGGCATTGATGGCATAAAAATTGGGCTGTCCCACATGGCAAAGATAATTGTGCCGGAATTGTTGAATGTGTGGGATGCGGGGTTGCTGGAGATATGGGAATTGACGTTCAGCGATTCTTGGTTCAACCATTTAACTGCGAGATACGGGGAGAAGGTTTCCGCTGGATCCCGATGCCAACACTGGCGCGGTTAAAAGGAATTATAACACGACCAAATGAAGCAGGAATGGGAGAATAGGACTGATAGCAGCCTTTGCTCTCATCGATTTAAGGTATTCTTCCAAAAGTTTATACCATTGTTCCTTCACTACCCTCACTCGGTCCAAGCTGTTCTCTACTCAGTCAAACATAAACAAATCAAGAATCGGAAATGGCTCATCCCAAGTCTACGCATCCAAAAAATCGCCCGTTAGCTTCCACTCTTGCAAAGCCAGGTCTCCAATTTACAGCGGTATCCAGAAAAGTAGGAATATCCAAGACCCCGGTCCCAGCGGTCCTCCCGTCAATAGTATGACTATTCGTACTGGACGCAAACCCTGCAGTAGAATCGCTACCAGTCGGCTGAGGGAGGATGATCTGCGTAAGCTGAGCGATCTTCCTCTGCTCGCGGCGCACGTCCCTTGCAGCGTCCGCGCAGCCTGCTTCCTCGAACATCTGTGCTGCTTGGTGCAGGGCGGCCACGGACTCTCCGCATTGGAGGTACTGGTGTGCTGCAGGGATTGCTTTTAGGATGAAGCTTATTGCCTGGTAGGTTGGGACGCCTTTGTAATCCTGCATCCGGGTGGTTACTGGTCAGACATGTGAACTGCATCAAAAGTTTTCAAGAATACAACATACTAGGGTATACCGAAGTCGCCGCCGGAAGTTATCGGACTCGAATTGGGTTCGGATGAGCAGGGATGCGTTGTCGAGTGCCTTTTGGAGGAATTCGAGTCGGTTTGTGTCTGGGGGTTTGCTGGCTGATTCTGGTTCTATTCCGTGGATTGCGGTCCCGTTGATGTAGCTATAACCAGGTCCATTAGTCTGAGATTTGAATATTGGGAATTGCGGAGGGATACATCTTTATAAATGCATACGAGATCAGGAGCCCGCTGCGGTAGGGTGGTTGAGTAAGGTGCTGGCATTGGGCGCCACTCGTACTGTTTATCTGGCAGAACCACTGGTCAATCCTCTGGTCGAATGATCGCAGTAGGTCTATCTCTGCTTGTCTGAGTGGGTTGAGCTGCAGTTGGGCTTTGGGGAATTGTGCTTTGGCGTCGGCTAGCAAGATTGTTCGTTATTCCACGAAATAACAGTCAAAGAGGATAGGATAAATCGTACCAGCTATGGAGAAGCCCGAGATGTAGGCGCAAATACGATAGTCGACTGGCCGGCAGTACGATGAACGAAGGAGATTGTTGGCCAGCGGGAGATATTCTCTCATTTTGTTAATCACGAACGGCCGACTAAGGTTTAAACTGTAAAGATTA
This sequence is a window from Aspergillus puulaauensis MK2 DNA, chromosome 6, nearly complete sequence. Protein-coding genes within it:
- a CDS encoding Zn(II)2Cys6 transcription factor (COG:S;~EggNog:ENOG410PN68;~InterPro:IPR036864,IPR001138;~PFAM:PF00172;~go_function: GO:0000981 - DNA-binding transcription factor activity, RNA polymerase II-specific [Evidence IEA];~go_function: GO:0008270 - zinc ion binding [Evidence IEA];~go_process: GO:0006355 - regulation of transcription, DNA-templated [Evidence IEA]); this translates as MAEANRSLSACLRCRKKKLKCGGPSQIPCQRCRTSRAECVFVAPKPIRRSLGASTLDENKEESLRDKLVLLEQRLESMEARHEAQMREMQDTLSQLPAVQPSPANNLGASAQGTTTESDTPSEGDIVARGIVSESEWEELYDFFYNNCRDIVAFVDDQLYPPQRLARRHALMSTFMCAISARAIRHAKYPTYLAEVDELVKKTFVGATPDLQSIITVMLLSAWTGRTRLWGYVASLSAELGLNVAALQLGDESIEHTASLVYRARTWFTLCCFDLTLNLSRPFVINKMREYLPLANNLLRSSYCRPVDYRICAYISGFSIAADAKAQFPKAQLQLNPLRQAEIDLLRSFDQRIDQWFCQINSTSGAQCQHLTQPPYRSGLLISYINGTAIHGIEPESASKPPDTNRLEFLQKALDNASLLIRTQFESDNFRRRLRYTLDYKGVPTYQAISFILKAIPAAHQYLQCGESVAALHQAAQMFEEAGCADAARDVRREQRKIAQLTQIILPQPTGSDSTAGFASSTNSHTIDGRTAGTGVLDIPTFLDTATWDEPFPILDLFMFD